A genomic region of Colletotrichum destructivum chromosome 5, complete sequence contains the following coding sequences:
- a CDS encoding Putative nucleotide-diphospho-sugar transferase, with product MLPSYASSATSKVMPRHHASGYSNGYPRGSTFEISPHRYQPRASTPANRRRQRLLTRLVIVVAVAILFLVFVWPGASLTSIFSLGLLSASNELQLETVRYYDLGNVQGTARGWEREERILLCVPLRDAEPHLPMFFSHLRNFTYPHHLIDLAFLVSDSKDHTLQVLSDMLEEIQADEDAKQPYGEISIIEKDFGQKVNQDVESRHGFAAQASRRKLMAQARNWLLSAALRPYHSWVYWRDVDVETAPFTILEDLMRHNKDVIVPNVWRPLPDWLGGEQPYDLNSWQESETALALADTLDEDAVIVEGYAEYATWRPHLAYLRDPYGDPDMEMEIDGVGGVSILAKAKVFRSGVHFPAFSFEKHAETEGFGKMAKRMEYSVVGLPHYTIWHLYEPSVDDIKHMEEMEQERLAREKEDEEKAEKAKKVKEQFGDASSQWEKDKSDMQHLVSEEKKEAKEAKVAKEAGDKKQAADREETPAKMEKMEKNDAAFAKKAES from the exons ATGTTGCCATCGTATGcttcctcggccacctcTAAGGTGATGCCCCGGCATCACGCCAGTGGCTACTCCAATGGATACCCACGGGGAAGCACCTTCGAGATCTCCCCTCACAG ATACCAGCCGCGCGCATCAACACCGGCGaatcgccgtcgtcaacgcTTACTGACCcgcctcgtcatcgtcgtcgctgtcgccaTCCTCTTTCTCGTCTTTGTCTGGCCCGGGGCCTCCTTGACTTCGATATTTTCTCTCGGCCTGTTGTCCGCTTCCAACGAGCTTCAACTTGAGACGGTACGATACTATGATCTCGGCAATGTGCAAGGGACTGCCCGAGGTTGGGAACGCGAGGAGCGCATTCTCCTTTGCGTGCCTCTAAGGGATGCCGAACCGCATTTGCCAATGTTCTTCTCCCATTTGCGAAACTTTACCTACCCTCACCACCTCATCGACCTTGCCTTCCTCGTTTCCGACTCCAAGGATCACACCCTCCAGGTTCTTTCCGACATGCTTGAGGAGATTcaggccgacgaagacgcgAAGCAACCGTATGGAGAAATATCCATCATCGAGAAGGATTTTGGACAAAAGGTGAACCAGGACGTCGAAAGTCGCCACGGATTTGCTGCTCAGGCGAGCAGGAGGAAGCTGATGGCGCAAGCCCGGAACTGGCTCTTGAGCGCCGCGTTGCGACCTTACCACTCATGGGTGTACTGGCGGGATGTCGACGTTGAGACGGCCCCTTTTACTATTCTTGAGGATCTCATGCGTCATAACAAGGATGTCATTGTGCCAA ATGTATGGCGCCCTTTACCCGATTGGCTTGGCGGAGAACAGCCATATGATCTAAATTCGTGGCAAGAATCAGAGACAGCACTGGCTCTTGCGGATACactcgacgaggacgccgtgATTGTCGAAGGCTACGCCGAATATGCAACCTGGCGGCCTCACTTGGCGTACCTGCGAGATCCATACGGCGATCCAGacatggagatggagattGATGGAGTGGGCGGTGTCAGTATATTGGCCAAGGCTAAGGTATTCCGATCCGGTGTCCATTTCCCAGCTTTCAGTTTTGAGAAGCACGCCGAAACTGAGGGGTTTGGAAAG ATGGCCAAGCGGATGGAATATAGCGTGGTCGGTCTGCCGCATTACACAATCTGGCATCTTTATGAGCCCAGTGTAGACGACATCAAGCATATGGAG GAGATGGAGCAAGAGAGGCTCgcgagagaaaaggaggacgaggagaaggccgagaaggccaagaaggtcaaggaACAGTTCGGGGATGCAAGCAGTCAGTGGGAGAAGGACAAGTCGGATATGCAACACCTAGTGAgtgaagaaaagaaggaggccaaggaagCGAAGGTGGCCAAGGAGGCTGGAGACAAGAAGCAAGCAGCAGATAGGGAGGAAACCCCGGCAAAGATGGaaaagatggagaagaatGACGCTGCTTTTGCCAAGAAGGCAGAGAGTTGA
- a CDS encoding Putative ribosomal protein uS5 domain 2-type superfamily, translated as MTDRRRINGPPGATMPPVYDITNQTSASRARPGNTIRGLFLKTGVTPTASGSAYMEIEPPYGHVSSKSKVNGMKLICTVHGPRSLPRSAPFSPYLVLSTHVKYAPFATRQRRSYLRDSSERDISVHLDTALRGVIIADRWPKSGVDVIVTIIEGDQEREASHFQGNEEWDMMNVLSGCVTVAAAALADAGIDCVDMVTGGVAALVASDKGDTNTPSIVLDPISLEHESILAACCVAYLPNRAEITNLWVKGQLPPSDSSLHTKLIGRAIQASKGNYRAVLERLQNNQPPNS; from the exons ATGACTGATCGGCGGAGAATCAACGGGCCGCCCGGCGCAACAATGCCACCGGTCTACGACATCACCAACCAAACCTCGGCATCTCGGGCAAGGCCAGGAAATACCATTCGGGGCTTGT TCCTCAAGACTGGCGTGACCCCGACGGCATCAGGTTCAGCCTATATGGAAATCGAACCGCCTTACGGTCATGTGAGCTCAAAGTCCAAGGTCAACGGCATGAAGCTCATCTGCACCGTTCATGGGCCTCGTTCACTCCCACGATCTGCACCATTCTCACCCTATTTGGTGCTCTCAACCCACGTCAAATACGCCCCTTTCGCTACGCGTCAACGCCGCAGCTATCTTCGCGACTCGAGTGAAAGGGACATCAGCGTCCACCTTGACACGGCTCTTCGTGGAGTCATCATCGCTGACCGATGGCCCAAGAGTGGCGTTGATGTTATTGTTACCATCATCGAAGGTGATCAGGAGCGAGAAGCCTCTCATTTTCAAGGCAACGAGGAATGGGATATGATGAACGTTCTCAGTGGGTGCGTCACCGTTGCCGCAGCCGCTCTCGCAGATGCCGGCATTGATTGTGTGGACATGGTCACAGGCGGTGTTGCAGCTCTTGTTGCTTCAGACAAGGGCGACACCAACACGCCGTCCATTGTGCTGGATCCAATCTCCCTGGAACACGAGAGTATTCTGGCCGCCTGTTGTGTTGCCTACTTGCCCAATCGCGCCGAGATTACCAACCTCTGGGTAAAAGGTCAACTTCCGCCATCCGACTCTTCGTTGCATACAAAACTCATAGGTCGTGCCATTCAAGCTTCCAAGGGCAACTACCGTGCTGTCCTTGAAAGACTACAAAACAACCAACCACCTAACAGCTAG